In Amaranthus tricolor cultivar Red isolate AtriRed21 chromosome 3, ASM2621246v1, whole genome shotgun sequence, a single window of DNA contains:
- the LOC130808904 gene encoding transcription factor MYB62-like, protein MKTESSCNNTNNEIQTDHKNHHQQEEQELRRGPWTLEEDTLLIHYVACHGEGRWNLLAKSAGLKRTGKSCRLRWLNYLKPDIKRGNLSPQEQLLILELHSKWGNRWSKIAAHLPGRTDNEIKNYWRTRVQKQARQLNMESNSQSFIDAIRCFYMPRLVEKIEQNSSDDEIISVSPDNQSQIILSNNSILVDSNASLSYQHQQHPTSSKSSPLVLDDHEPGHSCAYDVDMSASMPLSDVPFDGCHVERNDWIGNDMAGDTMWDLDELWQFRK, encoded by the exons ATGAAAACAGAAAGTAGTTGTAATAATACAAACAATGAAATCCAAACAGATCATAAGAATCATCATcaacaagaagaacaagaatTAAGGAGAGGGCCATGGACACTTGAAGAAGATACTTTACTCATTCATTATGTTGCATGTCATGGTGAAGGTCGCTGGAATCTTTTGGCTAAATCTGCtg gattgaaaagaACAGGGAAAAGTTGCAGATTAAGATGGCTTAATTATTTAAAACCAGATATTAAGCGTGGAAATCTTAGCCCACAAGAACAACTGTTAATCCTCGAACTCCATTCTAAGTGGGGTAACAG ATGGTCGAAAATAGCGGCGCACCTACCAGGAAGAACAGACAACGAGATTAAAAACTATTGGCGAACACGGGTGCAAAAACAAGCAAGACAATTAAACATGGAATCCAATAGCCAAAGTTTCATAGATGCAATAAGATGTTTTTACATGCCAAGACTAGTTgaaaaaatagaacaaaatTCAAGTGATGATGAAATAATATCTGTAAGTCCTGATAATCAATCacaaattatattatcaaataattcaatattagtAGACTCAAACGCCAGCCTGTCATATCAACATCAACAACACCCAACAAGCAGTAAGAGCAGTCCCTTAGTACTAGATGATCATGAGCCTGGTCATAGCTGTGCTTATGACGTGGACATGAGTGCTTCCATGCCATTATCTGATGTTCCATTCGATGGATGCCACGTGGAGAGGAATGATTGGATAGGGAATGACATGGCTGGGGATACCATGTGGGATTTGGATGAGTTATGGCAATTTAGGAAGTAG